The Streptomyces sp. 135 sequence AAACCGACGTGCCGCAGGCCCGCCAGGAGCGTCTGCCCGGTGGGCCGTACGTTCGGCGAGCCGACGGCATAGAGCGTTCCGTACGCCACGGCCCAGCCGATGAGCACCGTCAGGAGGATCGAGAACGGCGTCGTGTAGCCGGTGACCAGCATCGTGAACGCGTCGAGCAGCAGCACCACGAAGAGGACCAGGCGCCAGCGCGGTCTGCGGGACATGCCGACGGCCGTCATGTACGCGATGACGGGCGCGAGGTAGCCGTGCACCGGATCGGTGAACGCGTGCAGGTCCGCGGGGGACGGCTTGGTCAGCGCGTCCTGGATGGAGTCGGGGGCGCCCTTGGCGACCCACAGATCGGTGGCCAGCGTCACACCGTGCGCGAGGACGGCCGCGAGGACGCCGTCGGCGATGCGCAGGCCGTCCCGTTTGATCAGTCGTTCGATCGCGAAGGCGACCGGGACGAGGAGCACCCCGATGCTGGCGACCAGGCCAGCCACCTTGATCAGCAGGTCGGGCGCTTGGTCCGTGCCCTTGTCGATGTCCTGTTCGAGCCCGGACGTCGTGCCGTGCGCGAAGGCGGCGATCGCGAGGAGCACGACGATCGCGAGGATGCCGACGAGCAGCCGCATGAGGTCGGAAGGTCGGTGCACGCGCGCGGAGAGGAGCGGTTCGTCCCGCTCGAGCTGGTCGGTGTGGGCTCCGCTGCCCTCGGCGCAGTCGTCGCTGTCGCCGTCGTTCTCGGTGTTCAGGGCAGGCTCACCGGCGTCCAGGTGCGACTCGGAAGCAGAGCTGCCCGCCTTGTCATCGGGATGCACGCCCTGCTGCTCCGTCGTCTCTTCTTGATCTCGTATCACCAGTCACCGCCCGCACGATGGTGGCATGCCGGATCGCTACAGGGGGGCAGCAGGGGGCAACGCAAGGATGCGAAGTGGTCACGAAACGACACTTTGTGCCGCGCCGGCCGCCCGGCGGGACGCTCTGTGGCGGGCCTGTCACGGTGTCGGTGGCGTACGGCAGGATGGTCCGGATGAGCGAGGAGAGGCGAGAGCGACGGGCGCCGACCGAGGCCGCGGGCGACGCGTCGCCGTCGGAGTACCCCGAGTACGCGGAGCGGGTCCTGGAAGTCGCGGAACTGATCCCCCCGGGGCGCGTGATGACGTACGGGGACGTCGCCGAGTGGCTGGAGGAGGGCGGCCCGCGCCAGGTGGGCCGGGTCATGGCCCTCTACGGAGGCGCTGTCCCGTGGTGGCGTGTCGTCCGCTCGGACGGTGTCCTGCTGCCGGGCCACGAACTGCGGGCCCTGGAGCGGTACCGCGAGGAGGGCACCCCCTTGCGCCAGGCTTCGCGCGCCGCCCAGGGCCACGTGCCGAAGCTCGACATGCGGCGGGCGCGGTGGGACGGCGGCGCGGGAGGCGACGCCGCGGGAGACGCCCGCCCGCAGGCTCCGGAGGCTCACACCTGACAGCTTCCGGCATCCGGCGGCCCGACGGGGGACCGGTGGCCCGTACGGGGGAAGCCACGCGTCCACCTCGCCCACTGGCGTAGCGTCGACAGCACACATCCCCATCACCCCGCGGCTCCCGCGCGGCCACTTCTCGACCAGCACACCCACCAGGACCGGCGACCCACGTGAGTTCCCCCTCTTCTGCCCGGCACGTTCGGCACCCGTCGCACCACCAGGTACGACAGGGGACTCCGGGTGCCTACCGACTGGTGCGTACGCCGCCGGCCCCGTTGGAGCCCCTTCGCTTGGACGCAGGTCAGCGCGCGGTGGTTGACCACAAGGGCGGCCCGCTCCTCGTTCTGGCGGGTCCCGGCACCGGCAAGACGACCACCCTCGTGGAGGCCGTCGCCGAACGCGTCGCCCGCGGCGCGGACCCCGC is a genomic window containing:
- a CDS encoding MGMT family protein; the encoded protein is MVRMSEERRERRAPTEAAGDASPSEYPEYAERVLEVAELIPPGRVMTYGDVAEWLEEGGPRQVGRVMALYGGAVPWWRVVRSDGVLLPGHELRALERYREEGTPLRQASRAAQGHVPKLDMRRARWDGGAGGDAAGDARPQAPEAHT